GACGACCTTCTGTATTCCCCAACCAGTTGTCAAGTCGTTGCTGAGAGTCGCTGGGTGAAATTGGTACAGACAGAATGATCTTGATCTGTTAAGCATATTTCCTGAAATGCAAAATGCAGTGACCTCACttgaatgtttatttttctccaCAATACAGGCAAATCTGCGAGCCATTGACGTAAAGCTCATGCAGCAGCTTATGTCCATCAACGAGGGCATCGAGTCCATCCGCTGGATGATAGATGACAAAGGCAGTGTCACCAGCCATGACGATAGCCTGACCGGCAGCTTATACAGCTTGTCGGATAGCCAGGACGGCGCCTCGCTGCGAGGAAGCTTCAATAGTTTGAACGATGGTAACAGCGACGGCCTGGATGGTCTGTCTGTGGGTAGTTACCTGGACACGCTAGCAGAGGACCTCCCGGATGATCCCTCGCCTACGGACCTTGATTGTTTTGTGGATAAAACGGTGATCGATGGCGACGCCTTTGCCAAATCGCCTTTGAAACTCAGGGTGGAGTCGGATGAATACTACTGCTTTGGATAATAATGATAAGCTAAATGTGGCGATTACAGAGGGACTACTGTAATTTGTGAAGAATGGTTTCCAAAAGTATTCTtcacttttaaaacaaaatgcttttttttttttcctcaaattgTAGCGAGATGTTAGCAAGTCTTACCTGATGACTAATGTTACGTTTTACTTTCCTGACTCTGTCGAAACGACGCGCCTCTTCAAACCGTTCATGCTTAACATTCATGTCTTAACACTTTAAACGCAGGTTAATTGAAAGGGTGCTTTATTATGATTCAAAGTTATAGTTGTTTTCAGCTGTCCAATACCTCACTGGGTGTATCTGTCACACTTTTTAGCCTAAAAGTATTTTCAAAGGTGGGTGTGGAAAAAGTAGAAACATCAACTCAACAGCCGATTTTCCTCTCCGTCTGTGGAAAACCCGACTCTGAGTTTGCGTCAGGTCAACCACAATCAGCTGATCCGAGAAACGGACTAGATTGGGATTTAGCAGCCATTTGGAAAATTGGGCATTTCATGCTGAGTGATTCACGAGGTAAAACAGTTTCAAGTGGCAAAGTGATTAGTCTAAGTGTCACAGCAAGTGCACTTTGCTTCAATGCCAAATCCTGAGCTCCACTGCTGTACGTGTGAGACTTTTAgttctgctttttgtttgtttgtttatgttttttaccGACAGGAGTTCCCAAGTAAAACTCTGCTCAGCAGTAGTAGTAGTTAAAGCGTGTAGCCTTAAACACAAGAGATTCGTTGCACACTTAAAGCTCAGATTCTTGACTGAAAACCAAAGCCGTTTGATTGTCTCATAGATAATTTAGGCCCTGCTTTAACAGCAGATGGGAGGTTTATAAACGGCGGGCATATGTGAGACACGTGTTTTGCTCTGCGGGCAGATTTTAAATTCACTGTTGTTGAAGAAAGGTTTAACGAGAGCGATACACCGCTGTAgataaatgtgttatttttagcTTTAAAGCTCCTGTGTTGACGTGTCTGACATTTGTATTCACCTgctttttaaagcaaaaactgtgttttgctgttttttgttttttatttgattgcTAATGACTCTGTTGtggaaaatgaaataatatatTGTGATTTTTCTTGCTCATTGTGCTAAGTTGTTTCTTtgcttaaagaaaaaacaaaacttctaAGCATGACACATTCTGAACCTTTAGGTAAGCATCCCGTTTTTAGAAACAATCCTCATTTTGGGATCCAAATGAGATGGAACGTGAACCTCACAGTGCTCTCCTTTTTTAGCTGATTGAAGTTGAGAATAATCTCTTAATAATGAGGTCAGACTCCGCGGTGCCCCGTGTAATGTGCCGTGGAAAATTACCCTTGTTAATTCACATTGTTAAAAACACGAAGATGCTTCTAAATTGGGCAAATAGCTGTTTATTTGTAGCCTTTAAAATACCCAGGCTGTTAACAAAGGAGGAGTGTTTGGAGTCATTTTCTTTGGCGCGCATAAACTAGCGTTATTAAAGATGACAAATCATGCTGCCAGAAACTCACGAGTATCTGTCATCTGGGTGGAATGACTGGACTGCGTCACTTGAAAGTAACTAAGGCAAACAAAGACGAGACAGAGCTATTGCTGAAATGCCAGCCATGCAGAATCGTTGACGGGCTTGTTATGTTATTCTCATTTGCAATGCATCGCGCTGGCTCCTTATCTTTCATGTGATAATTGCAGTTCCAGACGGGCTATAGAGGGAAAGTCTTTATGGGAAAGATGAGAACCCTGCTCTCATTGGCCTGCAAATGAATGAGTGGCCTTTGCCCACTGTACTTCAGTAGTTGTTACGCTCACTTGGAAATGCTGCCTTGCTCCCTTTGTCCACAGAGCTCCATGTATGCTGTGAGCCAGCGCTGTGACGAATGCTGTTTAGGGTGTTTACTAAACGGTGGCAGCAATCTCAAGATTGGACACAAAGGACACTTTTAAGTGTTACATTAGGTCCAGACAGATATAATCACTGCATCCAGGCACATTAAGCATGCTTTTAACTTTGTCTCGCTCCAAGTGCAAAGCAGCTTTATTTGGTTTTACGCTGCCTTATCTCTACCTCCCAGAGGCTTTGGCGTAGCTTAAGACCTGAACCGGGCTGATTCCATTAAAACCAAAAGATCCACGTAAATGGCAGCGTGACCTCCATGTCAGCAAttcaattaaaaacacaaactattCTTTAAACTTTTCCAAATGTAATGTCCCAACAAATATATCCATGTAATGACAACTGATAGCTCATTACTTGCAGGGAAACTGTTGAGACTAGAGTTAGTGGCCGTGAAAGAATTGGACCTACCGAACAGGTTCTGTCAGTTTATGCTGAAGGAGTCTGAGTCAGAAATTCCCAAGTGTTGCATGGTACACTACACATGAACGGGAGCTGCCATTTGCCCATTTTCTGTGGTCTTAACAAGTGTACGTTTGCTACGTGAAAGGGACGACCAGTTGATGGAGCTTTTAAGATAAAGACAGCTGCCGTCTTTCAGCGCAGCATGCAAGACTCAAACTTTCATCAAGATTAAACTTAAGCCCATCGTCATACCTCATTTCCTCTTGATGCCAACATGTAATGACATCTTTAGAAATTTAAGCAAGGAATGCTGCTGTCAGTGCATTATTACAGTCAAGTTTGCAGATTCTCCCATCAGCAGCGACAGTCACACTATGTGGGTGAATGACACCAAGGCtttgcagaaaacaaacaagaggaAAATCGGCTGCAGTCGCCCGTGTTCAGGGGgggaaaatacaaaacaatgaTTTATTCATTCCCTTAGTTAGTCCTCCGTTACTTCACTTGTGCACATATAATTCCACCGCCATACAGTCGAGACAGCAGCTTCCAACGGGGATCCATTAGCAAATTAGACACTGGGGTTGGACCTGTGCCACAAGATGAAGGGAAACCAATACCGTCTGGTATCTGGGAAACTGTCACCACGGTACCAAATGAGGATACAGGATATGGGTACTGGAATGGGGTTCAGGGGGTGGGGAGGGATCAAAAGAGCCGGAGACGACGCGTACCCCTCAGACGGGAAGCGGCAGATACAGGCTAAACATGTCGCcttattttattctactttaaTTAGCTTCTCTCTCTGCAGCTGTTTACTTTGTTTCAGAGTGCTGGAAGTTCTTCTGCAACTTTATATCAACTGGAAAAGttatatatgaataaatatcaGTGCTAAAATAATCTATTTCTTTTATACCAGGCTGTAGAATGAATGTGGCTCGGTGGGATGTGCAGTCACACTTGTGGTGGACAGTAGTGCTTTAAGTTatcttttctcttatttttagcTCTATTACAATAGCAGGCAAGAGGAGCTCCATGCTGGGAAGTAATGAAGCTGTGGAAAAGTTTCTGTAGGAAAAATCACTTAATGAATGTCAAGGTCTGCTGTAATGTTTTCCCTCGCATGGCATTTTCTGCAGTGCCGATGGGATGATGGCATGCAGATTCATTCTCGTTAGATTATTCTTTGCTTTAAAGTCAGATAAACTTTCAAGAGAAGGTCTTGAAGGAGCTTTGTTGGCCGTCTGCCACGGTGTGAATCTGTGAATTGTTCTAAAAAGGCTTTGTGGAACTTTGCCACTCTTGGGATCTGCTATGTTCACAGCACAAGATGCTTGAAACTGTTTCCGTCGCTGCAAATAATAGATGTTAACGACGGCTGTCTGCGCCCTCTTAAATTACTCTGCTGGCATTTAGAGAAGTGCCCTTTGGGAGCTTCTGTAAACATCACATAGGAACATCGGAGAAACCCAAATACAGAAATTGGACAGCTTGAGAACTTGTTGCCCTCCAGGCTGGTCAGGCTGCATTCCAGTCATAAATAAGCCAGAGCTGAGACACAGCAGTATTAGTTTATCTGATTACACCAAAACTGGATTTTATGAAACTTGATGCAGAGTGCGCTAAAGCAATAACTCAGAAATTTCGGATGCAGAGCTGGATTTCTTCCTTTAAGAGTCCAAAAAAAGAGCGTTGGCATTGGCAAAGGATGCACGCTAAATACAGGGAGTGCTTGGTTACTTATCAGATGTGCAACTACAAAGATTAGAACAGTAACCCATGAGACCTAATCTACACTCTGCTGTTCAGGAATCTCACTGGATGTAACAAATTACACCTAATTCACCGTAGTGTTTTAACCGGTACAGTGAACCtcaatttgtttatttttcaactCAACTCTTTTCTACACTTTTCGCTGCTTTTATAATTAGGTTTTTTTACTACTTTAGAGTAAATCTGGTGACGCCATAACTCATTATCTTCGGAAACtcccacctgtcagtcaaacacAGATACTGTAAAACACTGACGTAGGTTCTGGGTCAGAAAAATGAAGTCAATGGGGAAATGCCTAAAAACCTGCATTCTGTCTGAAGGCCATTAGATGGCGATAGTTGTGGTTTCAGAAACACGTCCAATCCTATAGACGGGTTGTGTAAAAATGCTGACTCACTTTAGAAGCCgtcctcaagtggccatttgaggaactgcagttgTTGGCTTCAGATTTTTAAGTTGATTTAAACTGAAATTGAAAGTgataagatttatttatttagatttcTAATCAGTAGTATATCAGTAAAAAGTACAAAATGCTACTTTCAGCAGCTGGTCCCTTATTTAGAAGCGATCAGCACAGTGGGAAGCTCCACATGCTTGGTTAGACAGActgttttaatctatttttttttacactggatGCCCTCCTGATGCAGTTCCAGATGCATTTATGTCTCCGCCTGAGATTGAAGTGGGAATCTCTGAAAACTTTTGCAGCCAGCACATCTACAAGcctaaaattataaaatactcCACCAGTAAAATTAGCCTAAGTCGTTGAAAGCTAACATAGTGTAGAcccaaaacataaaaactccaTAGTTCGAGATGAGGAGGGGATGCAAATTTCTTGGAGGGTTgtatcaggaagggcatcccaCGTAAAAatttgccaaatcaaatatgcagatTCATCTGGTGGCATGACCCATtatgaataagggagcagctaaaAGAAAGATTAAGTTTAAATCTTAGCCTAAACTGACATTGACTTAGTCTGAATTAAGGATCATGCCTCATTGaatttaaaatacattaataCCACTAACAATCAAGCCTGACTCTATACTTCCTGCATGATCTCACAGTTTATTGGATTAGACTTAGATGGCTAATAGTAGTATCTCACAACCAAGCCAAATCTGTACCCTGCCAGTTAAAAGTTAAggtttcaaactgattttgcaCGTCCTTTATTAACACTTAGTAGCTACTAACAACTGCTCCTGATAACGGAAAATGAAAATAGATGAAAACTAGAGCTAAAAGAACCAGAATCATTGGTTTTTGAATGTTGTTATAACTGACTCATACTGGTTGTGAAAGAATTCCTTTTTTGTACACAGGCACAAACTGGTAGAACCAGTTTTACCCTATGACCACCTCTAATGTCAACATGTCTCAACTGTTAAGGATGTATTCCACTGAATGAAATCCTTTCCTTTGTACTGGGAACTAAGGATTGGCTAATTAGTCATCAGTAGCCACAAAAGTGTAACCTTTATCCCGCTGACTGATTCACCTGCATTTTACTCACGACATCTTAAGTGCTATATAAAATACGTTACATAAAAACAACCAtccctcttcttttttctgtggTTTAGTCATTTCTTTCTGTATTCTCTCTACCCAGCCCGTTCTTTGCCTTCATTACTCCTTTTGTCTTACGATATGTGGGGTTGCCCAGTGACTGCCTGGCTGCGGCTGATGCATTTTTGGATCGAGTGCCTTTTCCTGACCGCTCCGCAGCAGCCTGAGCCGTTGAGCCAGCTGAGATTAAACAGCAGGCTAAATAAGCCGGGAACCTTCGGCAGAtagagagaacagaacaaaacaaacctcTATCCCATTTGATCTCCCCTTTTTTCACTCCCCCTTTGCTCTTTCTATCCAGGCCAGGAAGCCTTTCCGTGACTATATTAGGAATCAAAGAGACTTGTACAGAAGGCACTGACCCCGTCAGAGCGTTTGAACTTTTGCTTTGCTCTCCCGATAGCGAGCTCGTGAGTCACGGAGGAGAGCgaaagaaaaaatatgtggTATTAATTTTTGCTTTGAAGTTCACAGAAGTTGTAGCGTTTCTCATTATTTCGGTCTATTTTGCCTTTGAGATAAAACTC
The sequence above is a segment of the Oreochromis aureus strain Israel breed Guangdong linkage group 3, ZZ_aureus, whole genome shotgun sequence genome. Coding sequences within it:
- the LOC116333189 gene encoding leucine rich adaptor protein 1-like — encoded protein: MEEDNSVMRDLKDIETKLGRKVPDSLFRSLAGGKHDKSAAPHSGNCKCCANSADLKRLESKMLFLKQEMANLRAIDVKLMQQLMSINEGIESIRWMIDDKGSVTSHDDSLTGSLYSLSDSQDGASLRGSFNSLNDGNSDGLDGLSVGSYLDTLAEDLPDDPSPTDLDCFVDKTVIDGDAFAKSPLKLRVESDEYYCFG